The nucleotide sequence GAATCTACCCGCTCCCAGTCAGCCAGGAACTTCTTAACTCCAACATCGGTCAGCGGGTGTTTCAGCAATTGCGATATGACCTTGAAGGGAATGGTGGCCACGTCCGCCCCCATCCTGGCTGCTTCCAATACATGCAGAGGGTTTCTGATGCTGGCCACGATCACCTCGGTTTCAAAGACGTAATTCTGGTAGATCTCCAGAATCTGTCCTACCAGTTCCATCCCCACATGGGAAATGTCGTCAAGCCTTCCCACAAAAGGGCTCACGTACGTAGCGCCGGCCTTGGCAGCCAACAGAGCCTGCAACGGTGAGAAGATCAGAGTGACATTTGTATTGATCCCTTCAGCGCTCAACAGACGCGTGGCCTTGAGTCCATAGTCAGACATGGGGATCTTGACAACCACATGTTCGTGGATGGCGGCAAGCTCCCTCGCTTCTCGCACCAGGCTGTCCACCTCGCTGCTGACAGCCTCAGCGCTCACAGGACCATTGACGATTTCACATATCTGGTAAATAAGTTTCTTGAACTCCTGCCGTCCGCGGCAGCCTTCTTTAGCAACCAGTGAAGGATTCGTTGTGACGCCATCAATCAAACCAAGCTCGCCCGCCTCCTTTATTTCTTCGAGATTGGCAGTATCAAGGAAAAATTTCATCTGTTCCCTCCCCTGGCCAGATATCTTGCGAATCACCTGTCAGTCTGATTCCTGAGATCTCTGGACTAGTGCTACTCCCTGTTGACATTGATTATTGCAAAGACCATTCCTCCAGTTAACGAAAGAGCGCCGACCCGTGGCACTCTCCAGGGAAATGAGTCCTCTGCAACGAGAATTTCGCCTGTCGGTTCACAATTGCAGCGGCTCACTGGCTGTGGTGCTTTCCTTGCTTCCCTGTTTTACCAGCTTGTTCTTTTATGAATTTCTGTTTGCATTCTTCACTGCAAAAAAAATATTCCTTACCAGCAAGATGCAGTGATACAGCCTGGGCCGGGAGCAGGTAGGTGCCGCACTCGGGATCTCTGACCATCTCTGCAGTAGTTTGAGATGCGGCTTGTTCACCTCCCGAGAATCTGCCCATGCTCTTGAAGAGTCGGTAGACAATCACGACCAACAAGATGATTGCCGCAAGTCGTATCATCGTATATCCATGAGCTCAACCCGCTGCTCCGGTGCGTCCAGGTTCTCGAGCAGCTCAGTCACAGTGTGATTGAGCAGTGGATGACGAAGCTGCGGGGCAATCTCTTTGAGAGGCAGCAGTACAAATCGGCGCTGGTGAAGACGGGGATGGGGAACCGTAAGTTCTGCTGTATCGATGACGAGCTCATCGAAAAACAGTAGATCTAGGTCTATAATACGAGGCCCCCACCTGTCTTGCCGAACTCGTCCCATATCCTTTTCAATGGCGAGCATTCGATGCAGCAACCAGTGGGCATCTTTCTGCAAGCCCAACAGGGCAACGCCGTTCACAAAAGTGGGCTGAGCCAACATGCCAACGGGGCTTGTTTGATAGAATGACGAGGTCTTTACCAAAGTTACGCCAGAGGCATTGCTGAGGGTCTCTATGGCCAGCCGGCAATTATGCAACCGATCGCCAAGATTGGAACCAAACCCGATGTAAGCCCTGTGTTCCTGCATCCTACCGAGCCCAGGCTCTATTGACCAAGCCCTTCTGCCGTGCCACGCCAATGTTGCAGCTCAGGCAACCTTATGTCTACTTGAGTCCGAGCACATGCTGCATATCGTATAACCCGGGTTCCTGAGCAACCACCCACTGAGCAGCCTTCACTGCTCCACGAGCAAAGTTGTCCCTGCTATGAGCCCGGTGAGTCAATTCGATGCGTTCACCCACGCCAGCAAAAATGATAGTGTGCTCACCAACTATGTCTCCACCCCTGATTGTCTGAATGCCAATTTCTTCAGGACGCCGCTCCCCTATGAGCCCCCGCCTCTCGAAAACCCCCACTTTGTCCAGATCTCTTCCCAGGGTGCTGGCAATTATCTGGGCAATCTTCATGGCAGTGCCACTGGGTGCATCTTTCTTATGGTGGTGATGAGCCTCGATGATCTCAATGTCAAAGCCGTCCCCAAGTATGCGGGCAATGTCGGCCACCAGTTTGAAAATCAGGTTCACCCCCATGCTCATATTTGGCGCCAGAACGCACGGTATTTCCCGGGCCAGGGACCGTATTGCTTCAATTTCTTCAGTGTCGAAGCCGGTGGTGCCGATGACCATTGGCTTTCCCGCGGCAGCTGCCTGCCGCAGGTGCAGCACTGAAGCTTCATGGAAAGTAAAATCAATAACCACATCCCCGCTGTCAATGACAGATTGGAGATCTCCAGCGACCTTGATTCCCAGCGAACCCAGGCCCAGCAATTCTCCAACGTCCTTGCCCACACTCGGGTGGTCGGCCTTCTCGAAGGCAGCTGCCAGAGAAATGGCCTCTGATTCCTGGATCGTATGGATAATTCTTCCCCCCATCCGTCCTGCCGCACCGGCCACTACTGCTTTTACCATTAGTCTCACCCCCAATCTCCATGGACTGGCAGTCCAGGCACCATAGAGGAGCAAGCAACTGCATGGCAAACGCCATACAATGAAAATGCAACTCAAAGAGCCACCTTTGACCAGATAGTTTCGAGGATCACCTCAAATCGTGCCTGGCGCCATTGCTGCCAGTCTCCCGAGTTGCAGCTTCTTTTGCCATCCATGCCTTCCAGGCCCCTGTTGTCAGACAAGACCATACGATGACAACATTTGGCGCAGCTTGTCTCGATTAGCCTGCGTCATACCCGCCAGGGGCAGTCTGACTTCTCCAGAGGAAATCTTGCCCATCATCTCCAGGGCGACCTTTACCGGAGCCGGATTGGTTTCCAGGAACATGGCATGACACAGGGGCAGCAGCCTGTAGTACAGCTCCCGACCCTTATCAAAGTCGCCGGCCAGCAGCAGGTTGCACAGTTCAGCCATTTCTGCCGGCACCAGGTTGGACACCACACAGATAACGCCCTTGCCTCCTACCGCCATGAGTGGATAGGTGAGGTAGTCCTCCCCGGAAACCACATTGAGACTGTCACCGCAAAGCCTGATAATCTCAGTGATTTGTTTCATTGAGCCGCTTGCCTCTTTGACACCGACTATGTTTTCAATTTCTGCCAAACGGGCAAAGGTCTCGGGCTCGATGTTAACAGCCGTTCTGCCGGGAATGTTGTAGATGACGATGGGAATGTCCACCTCCTCAGCCACCTTCCTGTAGTGCTGGTAGAGTCCCTCTTGCGTCGGCTTGTTGTAATAAGGGGCGATCATCAAGACGCCGTCAGCCCCCACTTGCTTTGCGTGTGCGGTAAGCCTGATTGCCTCGGCAGTATTGTTGGAGCCGGTGCCAGCAATCACTGCTGCCCTGCCCTTTACCTGTTCCACTGTAATTTCTATTACCCGCTCGTGTTCTTCGTGTGATAGAGTGGCAGATTCTCCGGTCGTGCCACAGGGCACGATGCCATGCACACCGTTTTCCAACTGGAACTCTATCAGCTGGCGCAAGCCTTCCTCGTCCACTGCACCATTTTTAAATGGCGTCACGATAGCAGTCATCACTCCCTTGAACATGGTGACCTCCTTGAGACGCGTTTGAGGGTTGCAGGAAACCTGGGGAGAAATGATGGCACACCTATTTTGAAAACTCAGAGCCGCATTTCACCCAGGAAGAATTACGACATTAGTTGAAGGTGCTGCAGAGATTCTATTGCAAGTCGTCCCTCATAGACAAGGGCGGCTTCCCCTTCCAGATACACGGTTTCTGGTAGATCTGCAGCGGCTTCGAAATGAATAGTTAGAACCTCACCGCTGCGAACGTGGATGTCTGTGGGAGGTTGGCTCAATCCTTTGGCAGCAGCCACCAGGGCAGCAGCGGCAGCGCCTGTACCGCAGGCAAGGGTCTCTCCTTCTACGCCCCGCTCATAGGTGCGAATCCTCACACTTCCGTCATTGCCCAGGGCAATGAAGTTCACATTGGTGCCTGCAGGCATGGAGCGCTGATGATAGCGAATCTCCCTTCCCATCTCCTCCACATCTATTCTTTCCAGAGCATCCTGGCTGTCAACAAGCAAGACTGCGTGGGGCACCCCGGTGTTTACCCTGTGGACTGTCACGGTGCCCTGTTTCAGCTCCAGGGATTCATCGAGAACCAGCTCTCGAGGCTGGGTGATCTGCAGTTTAACCCTCTGTTCCAGCACCTCGGCTCGAATGATACCGGCCGCAGTCCTGAACGACAGTACTCGACCACTGATGCCAAGCATATATGCCAGCCGCGCTGCACAGCGACCGCCGTTGCCGCACATTTCCGCACTGCTGCCGTCAGCATTGTAAAACTGCCAGCGGAAATCAACCTCCTCGTCATTCTCGATGAGAATAAGGCCGTCCGCCCCAACCGAGAGCTTGCGCCGGCAAATGCTGCGCGCAAGCTCCGAAGCCTTGTCAGCCGCTATCTTGCCGCTTCGATTGTCAATGAGAACAAAATCATTGCCGCTGCCGCTCATTTTGTAAAAGATGATATCTGTGATCATTGTCATAGCTAGCCAAGGAATTCGGGTAAAGTTTCACCTCTTACGAGATCAGCCACTGTTTCACGGCAGCGAATGGTAGCAAACTCATCATCTTTGACCATGACCTCGGGCGGCCGCGGCCGTGAATTGTAGTTGGAGGCCATGACAAAGCCATAGGCACCAGCACTCATCACTGCCAGGAGATCTCCAGGTTCTGGCTCCACGAGCTCCCTGTCCTTCGCCAGAAAATCTCCCGTCTCGCAGATTGGTCCCACCACGTCCACTCTCACTCGAGGCCGCTGCTTTTTGCTTACAGGTTGGATCTGGTGGTATGAGTCATACAAGCTGGGACGCACGAGATCATTCATGCCAGCATCAACAATAACAAAGCGTTTGACAGAGGTCTGCTTCGTATAGAGAACCCTGGTTACCAGCACCCCGGCGTTTCCCACGATAACGCGGCCAGGTTCAAAAATCAACCGACAATCAAGGCCCAGCAACCCCTGTCCCAGGGCCCGAGCGTATTCTCTGGGGTGAGGAGGCTCTTCATCCGCGTAGGTGATGCCCAGTCCACCACCCAGATCCAGATAGCGAATATGAATACCGAAGCGTGCGAGTCTCTCCACCAGATCTCTCAGTCTGCCAAGAGCATCAACAAAAGGTGAAATCTCTGTCACTTGCGAACCAATATGACAATCTACCCCGACTATCTCTACGTGAGACAGAGACTTGGCCTCGAGATACTGCGCTTCAGCAGAATCGAAGTCGATGCCGAACTTGTTCTGTTTCAATCCTGTAGCAATGTAAGGATGGGTCCTGGGATCAACGTCGGGATTCACCCGAATTGCCACCGGAGCCCGGCAGCCGAGACGTCGAGCACAGGAATTGACCGCCGCCATTTCCTGGGCTGATTCAACGTTGAACATAAGAATACCCTGCTCCAGGGCAAAAGTAATCTCCTCTTCAGTCTTGCCTACGCCGGAGAAGACAATCTTTTCAGGCGCCACACCTGCCTGCAGGGCACGGTAAAGTTCGCCGCCGGAGACAATATCCATGCCAGCCCCAAGAGAGGCAAAGAGCCGCAGTACAGCAATATTCGAACAGGACTTCACGGAAAAACAGGTGAGGTGATCCACGTCTGCAAAGGCATCGTCAAAGGCAACAAAGTGACGGCTGAGAGTTGCGTGGCTGTAACAGTAAAATGGCGTACCCACCTCTGCAGCAATGGCCTCCAGAGAAACATTCTCGCAAAACAGGCGGTCGTTGCGGTAATGAAAATGATGCATTGGTTCACCTAGGCAAATTGAAAACTTTTCACATGCTTGGCCACTGCGGTATTGCCCTGGCAGTCACTACTGCTGCAGGAAATGATCTTTTCTAGTCTGGCTGGGCATAGCCGCCTACCACGTCCGGCGTGGACTGTCAGGGACGGCAGCCAGATCAGACGGCGACCTTCAAGGCCCAGGTTTGGCAGTTGATCAAGGCGATAGATTTTTATGGAAAAAGCCTCTCCTCCCAAGTCAAATCCACAAGACTGCTACTCTATGAGCATTGTTGAACTGCATTTTCAACTATAGCAGAGGCCGCTGTCTCTTTCAGTAGCTGACAAGTTGGCAGATCTTCATTCCTGTGGACCAGGCTCTATCACTGTGCGATTCCAGGGCATGCTGCCCAGCCTGAAGCAGCTGCCAGTCGCAAACCAGTCTTTTCACCGCAGTGATGACAGGGTGCAGCCAAGCGTGCATCATTTTTCGGCGGCCTGGGCGGGCCTTTCCTGCCGCAGCCAGGAGTGACAAACATGAGCAGCAACACCACAATCAGCGAAAGTTTTATCTGTTTGCCCATCTTTTTCACATCTGCAGCTCCTTCTCTGCCTGCAGGATGGCTCGCTCCACCTCAGCCTGAGCTGTTCCTCCTGGTATATGACGGCTGTCTGCTGAACGTTTGGCATTCAGAGCAGCCAGAAGATCTTCTTCGAACACTTTACTGAAGGAGGTCCATTCTTCACGACTGAGGTCCTCGAGATTTTTCTGCTGCTCGAGGCAGTACTGCACGATCTCACCCACTTTTCGATGGGCTATTCGGAAGGGCATGCCTCGCTTGACCAGATACTCTGCCACATCGGTGGCCAGAGTGAACCCCCTCGAGGCCATCTCCTGCAATCGTACAGAATTGACCTTCACATTCTCCAGAATTCTCGCCATAACCTGTAGACATTGCCTCACCGTATCCACAGTGTCAAAAAGCGGCTCTTTGTCTTCCTGTAAATCGCGATTATAGGCCAGCGGCAGTCCTTTCATCATGGTCAGCAGGGAAATCAGGTTGCCAAACACCCGGCCGCTCTTGCCGCGAATCAGTTCAGGTACGTCAGGATTTTTCTTCTGCGGCATAATACTGGAGCCTGTACAGAAGGCGTCGCCAATCTCCAGGTAGCCAAACTCTGTGGAGCTCCACAAAATGAGTTCTTCGGAGAGTCTGCTCAGGTGCATCATGATCAGTGCTGCTGCCGAGACATACTCAATGATGAAATCCCGATCGCTCACCGCATCGATGCTATTGCGACTAATCTCTGGAAAACCCAGGAGTTCAGCAGTCATCTCTCTGTCTATGGGCAGAGATGTACCCGCAAGAGCAGCACTACCCAGAGGTGAAACATTGACTCGCTCTAGACACGAAAGCAGACGCTGTCGATCACGCCGAAACATTTCGTAGTAGGCCAGCAGATGGTGGGAAAAGAGGACGGGCTGCGCATGCTGCAGATGAGTAAATCCCGGCATGACAACGCCCAGATGTTCTTTGGCAAGCGCGATCAGACTCCACTGCAAATCTCGCAGATCATGATTTGTATGTTCTATTTCCTCTCTGAGAAAAAGTCGGACATCCAGTGCTATCTGGTCGTTGCGACTGCGGCCGCTGTGAAGCTTTCCCCCTATTTCACCTACTTTTTCGATGAGGCGCTGCTCAACAGCCATGTGCACATCTTCGTGCGACTCGTCCAGCACGAAGGTGCCATGCTCAATCTCCCTGCTGATCTCAGCCAACCCTTCGATAAGGGCGTCTGCCTCCTCTTCGGTCAGCAACCCCTGTCGGGCCAACATTTTACAGTGCGCCAGACTGCCCTGGATGTCATAGCTGTACAACCGCCTATCAAAATGAATAGATGAGGTGAAATGCTCGACAATTTGGTTGATAGGCTCCCGCAGTCGGCCCTTCCACAATTTCGTCACCTTCCTGCTCCTGCAAATTCTGGACTTCCTCGCTTTACCCCTTCCTGTTAGCCATCGAGCAGCAGCCTCGTCCCCGGGACGCCTGGCCAATCACTGTGCAGCCATCATGAGTCGATCAATCGCTGCAGCCGCAACCGCAGGCCCTGCAGTTTAATAAAGCCGTCTGCCAGAGATTGATCGTAGACATCATCCTCTTCAAAAGTGGCATACTGTGGTTGGTAGAGAGATCTGGCAGACCTTCTGCCCACCACCTGACAGGACCCCTTGTAAAGCTTGACTCGCGCCCTGCCCCAGACATTTGCCTGGGCGGCATCCATGGTCTGCTGCAGCAGCCGCATTTCAGGTGAAAACCAGAAGCCATTGTACACCAGCCTGGCGTACTGTGGTATGAGACTATCGCGAAGATGCATGACCTCGCGATCCATAGTAATGGATTCTACCGCCTGATGAGCCACCCGCAAGATGGTTCCGCCCGGAGTTTCATAGACTCCCCTGCTCTTCATTCCTACAAAGCGGTTCTCAACCAGATCTACTCGGCCAATGCCATGTCTTCCCCCCAGGGTATTCAAACGACTGAGAAGAGCGGCGCCAGTTAATCGTTCGCCGTCCACAGCCACTGGATCGCCCCTCTCAAAGTCGATCTCCACATAGGCGGGTTTGTCGGGTGCCTTCTCGGGCGCCACAGTGAGCACAAACATCTCAGGATCGGGTTCACGCCATGGGTCCTCCAGGATGCCTCCCTCGAAGGAAATATGCAGGAGATTGCGATCCACGCTGTAAGGCTTCTCTAGAGTCGCAGGCACAGGTATGCCGTGCGACTCGGCAAATTGCAGCAGCTCCCTTCGAGACCTCAGGTCCCACTGCCGCCAGGGTGCAATGCATTTCAACCTCGGGTTGAGCGCGGCATAGGTCAGCTCAAAGCGCACCTGGTCGTTGCCCTTGCCTGTGGCGCCATGACTTACGGCATCCGCTCCCTCGCCGGCAGCAATTTCCACCTGCTCTTTGGCGATCAGCGGCCTGGCCAGAGAGGTGCCCAGCAGGTAGTGGCTCTCATAAATGGCATTTGCCCTGAAGGCGGGGAAGACAAAGTCCCGGACGAATTCCTCTTTGAGATCCTTGATAACCACCTTGCTCGCCCCGGTGGCCAGGGCTTTCTCCCTGACTTCTTCCAGTTCTTCTCCCTGCCCGAGATCGGCGGCAAAGGCAATAACCTCACAACCGTAAGTCTCTATCAACCATCTGAGGATTATGGAAGTATCGAGACCTCCTGAATACGCCAGCACAATCTTTTTTACTTCTTCAGACAATCTCTTCCTCCTGCGTCCGTTCTTTTGCCGAGGCGGTCCACCTGTTCAAGCCGCTTGCGGATACAGTACTATCCTCGCAACAGCCACTCCAGAAGAGCTCTCTGGAAATGAAGACGATTCTCGGCCTGATCCCATACTACCGAGTGCGGTCCATCCATAACAGCGTCTGTGATCTCTTCCCCCCTGTGAGCTGGAAGACAGTGCATCACTATAACGTCCGCCTTCGCATGCGCCAGCAAACTTTTGTTTATCTGGTAGTCACGAAAAACAGCCAGACGTCTGTCGCGCTCTTCTTCCTGTCCCATGCTGATCCAGACATCTGTATTGACTACATCAGCAGCTGCGACCGCTTCCACTGGATCTGCCACCATCTCTATAGGATACGGCGCTGTCTTCTCAGCCTTCTCCTTTATTTCCCTGCGCGGCTCATATCCTGGCGGACAGGCCATAACCAGCTGGAATGGAATACGCGCCGCAGCATTGATCCATGAGTGCGCCACGTTGTTGCCGTCCCCAACCCAGGCAATGCGCAGCTCACGATAATCTCCCTTTTTCTCTTGAATCGTCAGTAGATCACTCAACACCTGACAGGGGTGGTACAGATCAGTCAAGGCATTTATGACCGGGATGGTCGCATGATGGGCGAGCTCCTGCAGGGCAGCATCGGAAAATGTCCGCACCGCCAGCACATCAATGTAACGCGACAACACCCGGGCCGTATCAGCAAGTGTTTCCTGACGAGAAAGCTGGGTCTCGCGAGAAGTCAACACCAGCACCTGGCCCCCAAGCTGGTACATGGCCACCTCGAAAGAAACCCTGGTTCTGGTGGAGGGTTTATCGAACAGCAGGGCCAGGGTCCTGCCGGCGAGCGTCCTGTCGAGCTCGCCCTGCTGCCAGGCTTTCTTGAGAAGAGCAGCCTGCCGCAGCAGGCCGTCTATCTCTTCACTGCTGAGATCAAGTATGGTGAGAAGATCTCTTTTCATGCCATTGCGCTCCCCACTCAATGCCGAGGCAACCTCATCCTGCCAGCGAGAACACCTCGTCCAGTGCTTCCACTAGTCTGTCAATATCTGTGGAGGTGATGAGCAGCGGCGGCACAAAGCGAAGCACTCTGTCCGCCGTGCAGTTTATGAGAAAACCCCTCTCCTGACACCTTTGCACAATTGTCTGCCCGGGGATATCGAGTTCGAGGCCGACAATGAGACCTCGCCCACGCACATCCTTGATAAAAGCGTAGCGTTGCTGCAGTTGCTGGAGCTGTTCCAGAAAGTACCCTCCCTGCTCCTGCACAGAAGAAAGCAGCTCCTCCTGGTTCACCCTTGCCAGTACCTGGCAGGCCACTGCACACACCAGCGGTGTGCCGCCAAAGGTGGAGGCATGACTGCCACGAGTAAAAGAGTTGGCAACCTCCCCGACAGCAAGCATTGCCCCGATGGGAAGACCATTGGCCAGAGCTTTTGCCAGTGTCATGATGTCGGGCGCCACCTGCTCATGCTGGTAGCAAAATAGCATACCAGTCCGCCCCATACCCACCTGTATCTCATCATAAATCAGCAGAAGATCGTTTTCCTTACAGAGCTGTCTGAGGCCGGCGAGGTAGCCTGCAGAAGGCAAGCGCACGCCACCTTCCCCCTGTATCGGCTCCACCAGGATTGCACAAACTGTTTCATCGATGGCTGCGGCTGCTGCACTGAGATCATTGAACTGCACATGGCGGAAGCCTGGCAGCAGAGGCTCGAAGCCTTTGTGGATCTTTTCCTGACCAGTAGCGGAAATAGCAGCCATGGTACGGCCGTGGAAGGAACCTTCCATGGCGATAATGGTGTAACGGTCTTTACCAAAGTGGTCGCGAGAATACTTGCGGGCCAGCTTGATGGCAGCCTCGATTGCCTCAGCGCCGCTGTTGCAGAAAAAGACTTTGTCCGCAAAGCTCACCCTGGTGAGGGCTTCGGCCAGCTCTACTTGCGGCTGCGTATAAAAGAGGTTGGATACGTGCACAAGTTGCTGAGCCTGATTGTACAGCACATCTGCCAGTCCAGGAGGACAGTGTCCAAGATTGCACACTGCGATGCCGGCAATAAAATCGACATACTCCCTGCCTTCCATGTCATAGAGAAGGCAGCCTCTGCCTCGACTGATGGCAAGGTTATAGCGGCTATAGGTGTCGCATATATGCGCTCTCGACCTCTCCAGAAGTTCTCTACTATCCATGCAACACTCTCCATCGGACAAAGGTTTTACTTCAACCGTTTTTGCGAAAGCCCTCTTCAACCTCTCCGGTAATTTCAGTGCCCACACCTCGATCCATGAAGATCTCCAGCAGCAGGGCGTGTTCAATTCTGCCGTCAATGATGTGTGCCTTGGCAACCCCTCCCTTTACGGCCTCCACAGCGCATTTGACCTTTGGGATCATGCCGCCGCCGAGAACTCCCTTTTCTAACAGTTCGCTGGCCTCGGCCACGCTCATGCTGGAAATCAACTCGCCGCTGGCATCGAGCACTCCTGGCACATCTGTGAGCAGGATCAGCTTGCAGGCCTGCAGGGCCGTTGCCACTTTTCCCGCCACCAGGTCGGCATTGATATTGTAAGTCTGGCCATGCTCATCAACGCCAACCGGGGCAATTATGGGTATAAAGCGGCTCGCCTCGAGGGTCTGAATGATCTCGGGCTGCACGTGGTCAACCTGGCCAACCATGCCGAGATCAATGAGTTCAGGCGGCTTGTCGTTCTTGTGATTGCTGTACAGATGCAGCTTGCTTGCCTTGATCAGTCGACCGTCCTTGCCGCTCAAGCCCACTGCCTGCCCCCCCTGCTGGTTGATAAGGGCAACTATTTCCTTGTTCACCTTGCCCACCAGCACCATTTCCACCACATCCATGGTCTCTGAATCAGTAATTCGCATGCCCTGGCGAAATTCAGACTTCTTGCCGAGCCGTTCCAGAGTCTTGCCGATCTGGGGCCCGCCGCCGTGGACCACAATTGGATTGATGCCAATGTACTTCAGCAGCACAATGTCCTGGGCAAAGCAACGTTTGAGCTGGTCCTGCACCATGGCGCTGCCACCGTATTTGACTACCACGTTTTTTTGATAGAATTCCCTGATGTACGGCAGAGCTTCTATGAGTACGCTTGCCTTTTCTATCTGCACGTCCATGTTTCACTCTTGCCTGACGGCTACCCCTTTCTCTTATTTAGATTCCAACTTCGCTGGCGGCCCCATTTTCAGAAAAACAGAGGCAACAACTTGTCCAGCCCTACAGAATATAGCGGCTCAGATCCTCGTCCTTGACGATGTCACTGAGTCTTTGCCGCACGTATTCTCTGCTAATGACAATGCGTTGTCCCTTCAAATCTGTGGCATTGAAAGAGACCTCGTCGAGAAGCTTCTCCATTACCGTGTGCAGCCTGCGAGCACCAATGTTTTCGGTGCGGCTGTTCACTTCATAGGCTATCTCTGCCACTTCTTCAATTGCTTCATCTTCGAAGACCAGTTCTATTCCTTCAGTAGCCATAAGGGCTTCATATTGAGTGGTAAGGGCATTCTCGGGTTCTTTGAGAATGAGGACAAAATCTTCCTTGCTCAAAGGATCGAGCTCCACCCGAATAGGAAAACGACCCTGAAATTCCGGGATCAGATCCGAAGGCTTGCTGGTGTGAAA is from Deltaproteobacteria bacterium and encodes:
- the argF gene encoding ornithine carbamoyltransferase — translated: MKRDLLTILDLSSEEIDGLLRQAALLKKAWQQGELDRTLAGRTLALLFDKPSTRTRVSFEVAMYQLGGQVLVLTSRETQLSRQETLADTARVLSRYIDVLAVRTFSDAALQELAHHATIPVINALTDLYHPCQVLSDLLTIQEKKGDYRELRIAWVGDGNNVAHSWINAAARIPFQLVMACPPGYEPRREIKEKAEKTAPYPIEMVADPVEAVAAADVVNTDVWISMGQEEERDRRLAVFRDYQINKSLLAHAKADVIVMHCLPAHRGEEITDAVMDGPHSVVWDQAENRLHFQRALLEWLLRG
- the argB gene encoding acetylglutamate kinase; this encodes MDVQIEKASVLIEALPYIREFYQKNVVVKYGGSAMVQDQLKRCFAQDIVLLKYIGINPIVVHGGGPQIGKTLERLGKKSEFRQGMRITDSETMDVVEMVLVGKVNKEIVALINQQGGQAVGLSGKDGRLIKASKLHLYSNHKNDKPPELIDLGMVGQVDHVQPEIIQTLEASRFIPIIAPVGVDEHGQTYNINADLVAGKVATALQACKLILLTDVPGVLDASGELISSMSVAEASELLEKGVLGGGMIPKVKCAVEAVKGGVAKAHIIDGRIEHALLLEIFMDRGVGTEITGEVEEGFRKNG
- a CDS encoding aspartate aminotransferase family protein, with the translated sequence MDSRELLERSRAHICDTYSRYNLAISRGRGCLLYDMEGREYVDFIAGIAVCNLGHCPPGLADVLYNQAQQLVHVSNLFYTQPQVELAEALTRVSFADKVFFCNSGAEAIEAAIKLARKYSRDHFGKDRYTIIAMEGSFHGRTMAAISATGQEKIHKGFEPLLPGFRHVQFNDLSAAAAAIDETVCAILVEPIQGEGGVRLPSAGYLAGLRQLCKENDLLLIYDEIQVGMGRTGMLFCYQHEQVAPDIMTLAKALANGLPIGAMLAVGEVANSFTRGSHASTFGGTPLVCAVACQVLARVNQEELLSSVQEQGGYFLEQLQQLQQRYAFIKDVRGRGLIVGLELDIPGQTIVQRCQERGFLINCTADRVLRFVPPLLITSTDIDRLVEALDEVFSLAG